The following proteins come from a genomic window of Anopheles ziemanni chromosome 3, idAnoZiCoDA_A2_x.2, whole genome shotgun sequence:
- the LOC131285624 gene encoding uncharacterized protein LOC131285624, translating into MIEDVIVSDRLHLIDLGVMRKLLQGWRAGVFLNVAKWSSDKAKEISTRLTKIVLPSEIHRKFRTLNDIQNWKGSEYSSFLHYGSIVVLKNNVSKVVYEHFLLFYCAITLLSSNVHRRKWEQAGQMLIQFVSQFNEVYSEGYVTSNVHNLVHVYDEVAKFGALGTLSAYPFENELQHIKNMLRNGYRGLQQVANRLSELDNFNIRTGNQPNDPRSAYLTKSGNSIEVNFDDFILKNGNRDGWQRQHAAPLRQKFYPDFSSGQRRKGLFTTTPWLSEPIFDTSFIKFIFYDMRRIYAVNHQDLPLFAEDRVIQL; encoded by the exons ATGATCGAGGATGTCATCGTTTCCGATCGATTGCATCTAATCGATCTCGGAGTGATGCGAAAATTATTGCAGGGGTGGCGAGCGGGTGTATTTTTAAACGTGGCAAAATGGTCGTCGGATAAAGCGAAAGAAATATCTACTAGGCTTACAAAAATAGTGCTTCCCAGTGAGATTCATAGGAAATTCCGGACCCTTAACGACATTCAGAATTGGAAAGGGTCCGAGTATAGTTCCTTCTTACACTATGGAAGTAttgtagttttaaaaaataatgtaagtaaGGTAGTTTATGAGCACTTCTTGCTGTTTTATTGTGCGATAACATTATTATCGTCTAATGTGCATAGGAGGAAGTGGGAACAGGCTGGACAAATGTTGATCCAGTTTGTGTCCCAATTCAACGAAGTGTATTCGGAAGGGTATGTCACAAGCAACGTGCATAATTTGGTACACGTCTATGACGAAGTGGCCAAATTTGGTGCACTAGGAACCTTGTCGGCATACCCTTTCGAAAACGAGTTACagcatataaaaaatatgctcCGTAACGGCTACAGAGGCTTGCAGCAAGTAGCAAATAGACTTTCGGAAttagataattttaatattaggACAGGAAATCAACCAAATGATCCAAGAAGCGCATACTTGACAAAATCTGGAAATAGTATAGAAGTAAACTTTGACGATTTTATTCTAAAAAATGGCAATAGAGACGGCTG gcAGCGCCAGCATGCCGCCCCACTCCGACAAAAGTTCTATCCGGATTTTTCCAGTGGGCAACGAAGAAAGGGATTATTTACTACTACTCCCTGGCTAAGCGAACCGATATTTGATACGAGCTTCATCAAGTTTATTTTCTATGATATGCGACGGATTTATGCCGTGAATCATCAAG atTTACCATTGTTTGCCGAAGATCGCGTAATTCAACTGTAA